In the Victivallis sp. Marseille-Q1083 genome, one interval contains:
- a CDS encoding serpin family protein, with amino-acid sequence MKLLAIFLLAAAIWLPPGDASPAEPAVKTETAELVEGNTAFAFRLYRELAGVKNNFCFSPYSISCLMAMPYLGADSGSAAELQTALNYPDRPETAFAALQQRFARTAEKEDVTLEFLSAIFLQEDIPPRADYRRKIEQFFAPQFELVDFLRRPADAVTRINAAAAEGTHGRITKIVDTDDVKNAYMVLLNCVYFLGRWESPFDRHFTRPEEFHQADGTSTPVPFMRQTANYRYAKLPYGQAIQLNYRPGDLSMLFLLPEPDSSLETLEQLLSAEEWAKVLQQLSQQKIDLFLPKFKLTSEMNLIPPLKALGLDDVFTPGKADFSGITDAFPLYIGLIKQKVFLEVDERGSEATAATAIGMWTGSVPRPEPPPLTLRLDRPFLYAIIDNATGMILFLGRIVTFQT; translated from the coding sequence ATGAAACTTTTGGCAATTTTCCTGTTGGCGGCGGCGATCTGGCTGCCGCCCGGCGACGCCAGTCCGGCCGAACCGGCGGTAAAAACCGAAACGGCGGAATTGGTCGAGGGCAATACCGCGTTCGCTTTCCGACTCTACCGGGAACTGGCCGGGGTCAAGAACAATTTTTGTTTTTCGCCTTATTCCATCTCCTGCCTGATGGCCATGCCCTACCTCGGAGCCGACAGCGGCAGCGCGGCCGAACTCCAGACGGCGCTGAACTATCCGGACCGCCCGGAGACCGCTTTTGCCGCATTACAGCAACGGTTCGCCCGGACGGCGGAGAAGGAAGACGTCACTTTGGAGTTCCTCTCGGCAATTTTCCTGCAGGAAGACATCCCGCCGCGGGCGGATTACCGGCGGAAAATCGAGCAGTTTTTCGCGCCGCAATTCGAATTGGTGGATTTTTTGCGCCGCCCGGCCGATGCCGTCACCCGTATCAATGCCGCCGCCGCTGAAGGAACGCATGGCCGAATCACCAAAATCGTCGATACGGACGATGTCAAAAACGCTTACATGGTATTGTTGAACTGCGTTTATTTCCTCGGACGCTGGGAATCGCCGTTCGACAGACATTTCACCCGGCCGGAAGAATTCCATCAGGCGGACGGCACCAGCACGCCGGTGCCGTTCATGCGGCAAACCGCCAATTACCGCTACGCGAAACTGCCGTACGGTCAGGCCATTCAATTGAATTACCGTCCCGGCGACCTTTCCATGCTGTTCCTGCTGCCGGAGCCGGATAGCTCACTGGAAACCCTGGAACAATTGCTTTCCGCCGAGGAATGGGCAAAGGTTCTCCAACAACTCTCCCAGCAGAAGATCGACCTCTTCCTGCCGAAATTCAAACTGACCAGCGAGATGAATTTGATACCGCCATTGAAAGCGCTCGGCCTGGACGACGTATTCACGCCCGGCAAAGCCGACTTCTCCGGCATCACCGACGCTTTTCCGCTCTATATCGGCCTGATCAAGCAGAAAGTGTTCCTCGAAGTCGATGAACGGGGCAGCGAAGCAACCGCCGCCACCGCGATTGGGATGTGGACCGGCAGCGTTCCGAGGCCGGAGCCGCCGCCTCTTACGCTCCGCCTTGACCGGCCGTTCCTTTATGCCATCATCGACAATGCCACCGGAATGATTCTCTTCCTCGGCCGCATCGTTACATTCCAGACATGA
- a CDS encoding electron transfer flavoprotein subunit beta/FixA family protein → MSYTILVFVKQVPDTQNITGDAMKPDGTVNRAALPAIFNPEDLNALELALQLKDRYGAKVIVATMGPPAAVEVLRNALFRGADECYLLTDRAFAGADTLATSYALSACACKLGKFDLILCGRQAIDGDTAQVGPQLAEKLKIPQICYVEEVKELNGDRIVARRAIEGGYEILSCQLPVLLTVIDANEPRPMAGRKIMKYKRARTASELMKEHADNAYTDASALEAELEKLKAKNLLIHEWSAADVQADLQRTGLAGSPTKVKNIQSVVLTAGEAKSVEPTVEGINALMHELIADHTLG, encoded by the coding sequence GTGAGTTACACCATACTCGTGTTTGTCAAACAGGTTCCGGATACCCAGAACATCACCGGCGATGCCATGAAGCCGGATGGGACGGTGAACCGGGCCGCGCTTCCGGCGATTTTCAATCCGGAGGACCTGAACGCGCTGGAACTGGCGCTGCAGCTCAAGGATCGTTACGGCGCCAAAGTCATCGTCGCGACGATGGGGCCGCCGGCGGCAGTCGAAGTATTGCGCAACGCGCTGTTCCGCGGCGCCGACGAGTGTTATCTGTTGACAGACCGGGCCTTCGCCGGCGCCGATACGCTGGCGACCAGCTATGCGTTGAGCGCCTGCGCCTGCAAACTCGGTAAATTCGATTTGATTCTCTGCGGCCGCCAGGCAATCGACGGCGATACCGCCCAGGTCGGCCCCCAGTTGGCGGAAAAACTCAAAATCCCGCAAATCTGCTACGTCGAAGAGGTCAAGGAGCTGAACGGCGACAGGATCGTCGCCCGCCGGGCGATTGAAGGCGGCTATGAAATTCTCTCCTGTCAACTGCCGGTGCTGCTGACAGTCATCGACGCCAATGAACCGCGCCCGATGGCCGGACGCAAAATTATGAAATACAAACGTGCCCGGACCGCCTCGGAGCTGATGAAGGAGCACGCCGACAACGCTTATACCGACGCCAGCGCGCTGGAAGCCGAGCTGGAAAAGCTCAAGGCCAAAAATCTGCTGATCCACGAGTGGTCCGCCGCCGATGTCCAGGCGGATCTGCAGCGCACCGGTCTGGCCGGTTCGCCGACCAAGGTGAAAAACATTCAAAGCGTCGTGCTGACCGCCGGGGAAGCCAAGTCGGTCGAGCCGACCGTCGAAGGCATCAATGCCTTGATGCACGAACTCATTGCTGACCATACTTTAGGGTGA
- a CDS encoding electron transfer flavoprotein subunit alpha/FixB family protein, giving the protein MGNVWVFIEQEGGKIADVSLELVCKGRELADKLGVKVEALLLGDKLEGCVDTLYAYGCDTVLLVEDARLEPFTVLPYAKVIMDLIKAHKPNILLFGATLKGRELAPRVASEKLAGLTADCTNLQIDDFDDKVNKKFYSNKLMQIRPAFGGNIIATIVNTWDDPQMVTVREGVMKMTEPDFKRKGKLVKVAAQLSDAETVIKVLERVREDKEVDLKGAQIIVAGGYGVGSKENFKLIRELADVLGGEVGASRAAVDAGWIGHDYQVGQTGVTVRPKLYIACGISGSVQHRAGMDESKKIIAINTDPHAPIFSVAHYSIVGDLNTVIPQMIKAFKAKA; this is encoded by the coding sequence ATTGGAAATGTCTGGGTTTTTATCGAACAGGAAGGCGGCAAGATCGCCGACGTCAGCCTGGAACTGGTCTGCAAAGGCCGTGAACTGGCCGACAAACTCGGCGTGAAGGTCGAGGCGCTGCTGCTGGGCGACAAGCTCGAAGGCTGCGTCGACACGCTGTACGCCTACGGCTGCGATACGGTCCTGCTGGTGGAAGACGCCCGGCTCGAACCGTTCACGGTGCTGCCGTACGCCAAAGTGATCATGGATTTGATCAAAGCCCACAAACCGAACATCCTGCTGTTCGGCGCGACGTTGAAAGGCCGCGAGCTGGCGCCGCGCGTCGCCTCCGAAAAACTCGCCGGTCTGACCGCCGACTGCACCAATCTGCAGATCGACGACTTCGACGATAAAGTCAACAAGAAATTCTACTCCAACAAGCTTATGCAGATTCGTCCGGCCTTCGGCGGCAACATCATCGCCACGATCGTCAACACCTGGGACGATCCGCAGATGGTCACCGTCCGCGAAGGCGTTATGAAGATGACCGAGCCGGACTTCAAGCGCAAAGGCAAGCTGGTCAAAGTCGCCGCCCAGTTGAGCGACGCCGAAACCGTCATCAAAGTGCTGGAACGGGTTCGCGAGGACAAGGAAGTCGACCTCAAAGGCGCCCAGATCATCGTCGCCGGCGGCTACGGCGTCGGCAGCAAGGAGAATTTCAAGCTGATCCGCGAACTCGCCGACGTGCTCGGCGGCGAAGTCGGCGCTTCCCGCGCCGCCGTCGACGCCGGCTGGATCGGCCATGACTACCAGGTCGGACAGACCGGAGTGACGGTGCGTCCGAAGTTGTACATCGCCTGCGGCATCTCCGGTTCGGTCCAGCACCGCGCCGGCATGGATGAGTCCAAAAAGATCATCGCCATCAACACCGATCCGCATGCGCCGATCTTCTCGGTGGCGCATTACTCGATCGTCGGCGATTTGAACACGGTAATCCCGCAAATGATCAAAGCCTTCAAGGCCAAGGCGTAA
- a CDS encoding TIGR01212 family radical SAM protein (This family includes YhcC from E. coli K-12, an uncharacterized radical SAM protein.), whose protein sequence is MKKLIFFKDYLTGRYGKPLYRIPVDLALGCPNRDRELRGGCLFCAADGSRARHLARQLQLPEQVARGIAFARQRYRAEPPYIAYFQSFTNTYAPVEQLRSYYETVLAQADFRLVIIATRPDALPEPVLDYLAELNRRYEVWVELGVQSCHDRTLQLIRRGHDFAAVRLAAQRLAERQLRTAAHLILGLPQETPEMWSRSAELLAELPFQAVKLHQLMVLKNSPLAAWYGDPGRRTQLRLLNEYEYAAAAADFLRRQPEGRIVMRLTGDAASDALIAPKWWMSKGQFLEFFRREFARESPELFPKVATGDGSYTLYHPRYRQHFHSLAGARSEAEKKFIEAVNLPEQLQQGRSLRLLDIGFGLGVNAFTALAAAEQAGTGRLDIVSLENDRRVLAAALPLYPADSREGEILKALERRQYWQGRFAALHLLFGDARRQIRQLSGVFDLIFMDGFSPDVNPELWSYDFIRQLKTHLAADGRIVTYCSAYPLRGALHRAGLAVGETTPFGRRRGGTLAARRGPLPPLSDKEWNIILGSTAGVPYRDRGLAADADTILRRRELVVKRLRARGIPKWFR, encoded by the coding sequence ATGAAGAAACTGATTTTTTTCAAAGACTACCTGACCGGCCGGTACGGCAAGCCGCTCTACCGGATTCCGGTCGATCTTGCGCTCGGCTGCCCGAACCGGGACCGGGAACTGCGCGGCGGCTGTCTGTTCTGCGCCGCCGACGGCAGCCGGGCCCGCCACCTGGCCCGCCAGCTGCAACTGCCGGAACAAGTCGCCCGCGGCATCGCTTTCGCCCGGCAGCGCTACCGGGCCGAACCGCCTTACATCGCCTATTTCCAGTCGTTCACCAACACGTATGCTCCGGTGGAACAACTGCGCAGTTACTATGAAACCGTGCTCGCTCAGGCCGATTTCCGGCTGGTCATCATCGCCACCCGGCCGGACGCCCTGCCCGAACCGGTGCTCGATTACCTTGCCGAACTCAACCGGCGCTATGAAGTCTGGGTCGAACTCGGCGTCCAATCCTGCCACGACCGGACGCTGCAGTTGATCCGCCGCGGCCACGATTTCGCCGCCGTCAGACTGGCGGCGCAGCGCCTGGCCGAACGGCAGCTCCGGACGGCGGCGCACCTGATCCTCGGCTTGCCGCAGGAAACGCCGGAGATGTGGAGCCGGAGTGCCGAATTGCTGGCCGAACTGCCGTTCCAGGCGGTCAAACTGCATCAGTTGATGGTATTGAAGAACAGCCCGCTGGCCGCCTGGTACGGCGATCCGGGCCGCAGGACGCAGCTTCGTCTGCTCAACGAATATGAATATGCCGCCGCCGCCGCCGATTTCCTGCGGCGCCAACCGGAAGGACGCATCGTCATGCGCCTGACCGGCGACGCGGCTTCCGATGCGCTGATCGCGCCGAAATGGTGGATGAGCAAAGGACAGTTCCTCGAATTCTTCCGCCGGGAATTCGCCCGGGAATCGCCGGAATTATTTCCGAAAGTCGCCACCGGGGACGGCAGCTACACCTTGTACCATCCCCGTTACCGGCAGCATTTTCATTCGCTGGCCGGCGCCAGAAGCGAAGCGGAAAAGAAATTCATCGAGGCCGTAAACCTGCCGGAACAATTGCAGCAGGGCCGGAGTCTCCGGCTGCTGGACATCGGTTTCGGCCTCGGCGTCAACGCATTCACCGCACTGGCCGCCGCCGAACAGGCCGGGACAGGCCGGCTGGACATCGTTTCACTGGAAAATGACCGCCGGGTGCTGGCCGCCGCTTTGCCGCTGTATCCGGCCGACAGCCGGGAAGGGGAAATTCTGAAGGCGCTGGAACGACGGCAATATTGGCAGGGGCGGTTTGCCGCCCTGCACCTGCTGTTCGGCGACGCCCGCCGGCAAATCCGGCAATTGTCCGGTGTTTTCGACCTGATCTTCATGGACGGCTTCTCTCCCGACGTCAACCCGGAACTGTGGAGCTACGACTTCATCCGCCAATTGAAAACACATCTCGCCGCCGACGGCCGGATCGTCACCTACTGCAGCGCCTACCCGTTGCGCGGCGCGCTGCACCGCGCCGGCCTCGCCGTCGGCGAAACCACTCCGTTCGGCCGCAGACGCGGCGGCACGCTGGCTGCCCGCCGGGGGCCGCTGCCGCCGTTGAGCGACAAGGAGTGGAACATCATCCTCGGCTCCACCGCCGGCGTCCCCTACCGGGACCGCGGACTCGCCGCCGACGCGGACACCATTTTGCGACGCCGTGAATTGGTGGTCAAACGGTTAAGAGCCCGCGGCATTCCCAAGTGGTTCCGGTAA
- the uvrB gene encoding excinuclease ABC subunit UvrB, whose protein sequence is MMALFKLQSSYRPSGDQPQAIEALLQGFAAKKRYQTLLGVTGSGKTFTLANVIAKLERPVLILSHNKTLAAQLYSEFKGFFPENAVEYFISYYDYYLPESYIPQTDTYIAKDASINDSIEKLRLSATASLVERRDVIVVASVSCIYGLGSPDDYADMCVTVRVGDQLERNAMLHRLIDIQYERNDTAPEAGQFRVRGDAVEIHEPQRDDFIRINFWGNEVESISRHDAVSGQLKTRPNKITFFPCKHFVLPAHRIEEASDAIRREMKERVRFFENNGLLVEAQRIYQRVNYDLEMMQEIGYCSGIENYSMHLAKRRPGSRPYCLFDFFPPDLVTVIDESHVTLPQVQGMYKADRSRKQTLIDHGFRLPSALENRPLKFDEFEKLTNDIVFVSATPGPYELEHSGGVIEQIIRPTGLLDPLIEVRPLEGQVDDVMAEIRAAAAKHERVLVTTLTKKSSERLADYLSELGLKTSYLHSELDALERVRVLAKLREGDFDCLIGINLLREGIDLPEVALVAILDADKEGFLRSERSLIQVAGRAARNVNGRVILYGDHITPSMQALIDGSQARRARQEEYNRQHRITPKTIVKDKLASIADVVANGQESKKKFGNADAARAILDGVVPAAADGGSLTGEELQELILELEGEMLSAAEALEFERAATLRDQIRKLSKNNFIESGNKK, encoded by the coding sequence ATCATGGCACTATTCAAATTACAATCTTCCTACCGTCCCTCCGGCGACCAGCCGCAGGCGATTGAAGCGCTGCTGCAGGGCTTTGCCGCCAAAAAACGTTATCAAACGCTGCTCGGCGTCACCGGCTCCGGCAAAACCTTCACGCTGGCCAATGTCATCGCCAAGCTGGAGCGGCCGGTGCTGATCTTGTCGCACAACAAGACGCTGGCCGCCCAGTTGTACAGTGAATTCAAGGGTTTCTTCCCGGAAAACGCCGTCGAATATTTCATCAGCTATTACGATTACTACCTGCCGGAATCCTACATTCCGCAGACCGACACTTACATCGCCAAAGACGCCAGCATCAACGACAGCATCGAAAAATTGCGCCTGTCGGCCACCGCTTCGCTGGTCGAGCGGCGCGATGTCATCGTCGTCGCCAGCGTCTCCTGCATCTACGGCCTGGGCTCGCCGGACGATTATGCCGACATGTGCGTCACCGTCCGGGTCGGCGACCAACTCGAACGCAACGCAATGCTGCACCGGCTGATCGACATCCAGTATGAACGCAACGATACGGCGCCGGAAGCCGGCCAGTTCCGGGTGCGCGGCGACGCGGTGGAAATTCATGAACCGCAACGCGATGATTTCATCCGGATCAATTTCTGGGGCAATGAGGTGGAAAGCATTTCCCGCCACGACGCCGTCAGCGGCCAGCTGAAAACCCGGCCGAATAAAATCACTTTTTTCCCCTGCAAGCACTTCGTGCTGCCGGCCCACCGGATCGAAGAGGCTTCCGACGCCATCCGCCGGGAGATGAAGGAGCGGGTTCGTTTTTTTGAAAACAACGGGCTGCTGGTCGAAGCCCAGCGCATCTACCAGCGGGTTAATTACGACCTTGAAATGATGCAGGAGATCGGCTATTGCAGCGGCATCGAGAATTACTCGATGCACCTGGCCAAACGCCGGCCGGGCAGCCGGCCCTACTGCCTGTTCGACTTCTTTCCGCCCGACCTGGTGACGGTCATCGACGAATCGCATGTGACGCTGCCGCAGGTGCAGGGCATGTACAAGGCCGACCGCAGCCGCAAGCAGACGTTGATCGACCACGGCTTCCGGCTGCCTTCGGCGCTCGAAAACCGGCCGTTGAAATTCGATGAATTCGAAAAATTGACCAATGACATCGTTTTCGTGTCGGCGACTCCCGGCCCGTATGAGCTGGAGCACTCCGGCGGCGTCATCGAACAGATCATCCGGCCGACCGGCCTGCTCGACCCGCTGATCGAAGTGCGGCCGCTGGAGGGCCAGGTCGACGACGTCATGGCCGAAATCCGCGCCGCCGCCGCCAAACACGAACGGGTACTGGTCACCACGCTGACCAAAAAGAGTTCCGAACGGCTGGCCGATTACCTGAGCGAGCTCGGCTTGAAAACCAGCTACCTGCATTCGGAACTCGACGCGCTGGAACGGGTCCGGGTGCTGGCCAAATTGCGGGAAGGCGATTTCGACTGCCTGATCGGCATCAATCTGCTGCGCGAAGGCATCGACCTGCCGGAAGTGGCGCTGGTCGCCATCCTCGACGCCGACAAAGAAGGCTTCCTGCGTTCGGAGCGTTCGCTCATCCAGGTGGCCGGCCGGGCGGCGCGGAATGTCAACGGACGGGTCATCCTCTACGGCGACCATATCACCCCGAGCATGCAGGCCCTGATCGACGGCAGCCAGGCCCGCCGCGCCCGCCAGGAGGAATACAACCGGCAACACCGCATCACTCCCAAAACCATCGTCAAAGACAAACTGGCCAGCATCGCCGATGTCGTCGCCAACGGCCAGGAATCGAAGAAAAAATTCGGCAACGCCGATGCCGCCCGGGCCATTTTGGACGGCGTCGTGCCGGCGGCGGCGGACGGCGGCAGCCTGACCGGCGAAGAGCTTCAGGAACTCATCCTGGAACTGGAAGGCGAAATGCTCTCCGCCGCCGAAGCGCTGGAATTCGAACGGGCGGCGACACTGCGCGATCAGATTCGGAAATTAAGCAAAAATAATTTTATCGAATCAGGAAATAAAAAATGA